The following coding sequences lie in one Sinorhizobium fredii USDA 257 genomic window:
- a CDS encoding MATE family efflux transporter: MPAVPLSRPTFRQACRIGALAMPLSAVQLAQVAISTTDMIMLGWVGGSALAAGALGFTLFNLLRTMGFGLIVGTSNLVAEESRVGMFRAHLLAGLAIATGAAVIGALALIAGGFLLHGFGQDENVAELAARYLLFVAPGLFPLFWFYAYRGVVVGGRRATLLLSITLGTVVVNAVLDYGFLFGAFGLPFLGVPGVAASSSISYLVQFLAIASMTHGTTRFIREKSAAEIGSSVRRILKIGMPTAGSYASEAGFTTLIVLMAGTYGAAALAAHAAVNQIIYVVFMLSIGLSHATSIGVSEAIGARDGLSALAAGRSGLCLGLSIVSAFSVLLLLFPSEALALFSITPQGDPRLHQIATGLLFAAAFFQVFDFLQNIAIGAVRGIGRAGQGFWITIGSYWIVGAPTAWLVGYHVYPGILGVWIGMGVGLAAAAAGMVFLFERGVIPTTAAEPAR, translated from the coding sequence ATGCCTGCCGTGCCGCTTTCCCGTCCCACCTTCCGCCAGGCGTGCCGCATCGGCGCGCTCGCTATGCCACTGTCCGCAGTGCAATTGGCCCAGGTCGCCATTTCCACCACGGACATGATCATGCTGGGCTGGGTGGGCGGCTCGGCGCTAGCCGCCGGGGCGCTCGGCTTTACGCTGTTCAATCTGCTGCGCACGATGGGGTTCGGGCTCATCGTCGGCACGTCGAACCTTGTTGCTGAAGAAAGTCGTGTCGGCATGTTCCGCGCGCATCTCCTCGCGGGACTTGCCATCGCCACCGGTGCGGCCGTCATCGGCGCGCTGGCTTTGATTGCAGGCGGCTTTCTTCTTCACGGGTTCGGACAGGACGAGAATGTCGCAGAACTTGCAGCGCGCTATCTGCTCTTCGTGGCCCCGGGCCTGTTCCCCCTGTTCTGGTTCTACGCCTACCGTGGCGTGGTCGTTGGTGGCCGGCGCGCCACTCTGTTGCTCTCGATCACCCTGGGCACGGTTGTGGTAAACGCGGTGCTTGACTACGGCTTTCTGTTTGGCGCGTTCGGATTGCCCTTCCTCGGTGTCCCCGGCGTCGCCGCGTCGAGCTCCATTTCCTATTTGGTGCAGTTCCTCGCAATCGCTTCGATGACCCACGGAACGACCCGTTTCATCAGGGAAAAATCCGCAGCCGAGATCGGTTCGTCAGTAAGGCGAATTCTGAAGATCGGAATGCCCACCGCGGGATCCTATGCCTCCGAAGCGGGGTTCACGACGCTCATTGTCCTGATGGCAGGCACTTACGGGGCGGCGGCGCTTGCGGCGCACGCGGCCGTCAACCAGATCATCTATGTCGTCTTCATGCTGTCGATCGGCCTTTCGCACGCCACATCCATCGGCGTCAGCGAAGCGATCGGCGCGCGCGACGGCTTGTCTGCGCTCGCTGCCGGTCGCAGCGGCCTCTGTCTAGGGCTTTCGATCGTGTCGGCCTTTTCAGTCCTGTTGCTGCTTTTCCCATCCGAGGCCTTGGCTCTCTTTTCCATAACGCCGCAGGGCGACCCTCGTCTGCATCAAATCGCAACCGGGCTTCTGTTCGCAGCGGCGTTTTTTCAGGTTTTCGATTTCCTGCAGAACATCGCCATCGGAGCGGTCCGGGGTATCGGCCGCGCGGGGCAGGGGTTCTGGATCACGATCGGAAGCTACTGGATCGTTGGAGCTCCGACAGCATGGCTGGTGGGCTATCATGTCTACCCAGGCATCTTGGGAGTCTGGATCGGCATGGGCGTAGGACTGGCCGCGGCAGCGGCGGGCATGGTGTTCCTGTTCGAGCGGGGCGTTATTCCCACTACCGCCGCGGAACCAGCCCGATGA
- a CDS encoding FecCD family ABC transporter permease: MKDISRSALLTVIISAITFAVAMLGLLIGAKPMTLAQALTAVASPNDGTDGIIVWTLRMPRSIAAFLAGGALAVSGFLLQSITRNPLAAPDLTGVSSGAVAAIVSTFVFFPAISSFYYPAIGMAGGLAAASMTIWVARGARASPLHMALGGITVALFLNAVTTYVLLRGGPQSPSVLFWLSGGLQGRSWPQIVYMLPWIVSSLAVALASHRVIGVLMLGDEAAAGLGVNLSIWKPVLLLAAIGLVAGVTPVAGPVAFVGLAAPHLVRLLRPQDSFSSILLNIAIGGGLLLTADVVARSVAAPREIPVSILTALIGGPIFIYLAQRRDISIGKGAIE, encoded by the coding sequence ATGAAAGACATTTCCCGCTCGGCTCTTTTGACAGTGATCATCTCGGCAATAACCTTTGCCGTCGCGATGCTCGGCCTGCTGATCGGCGCAAAGCCGATGACGCTTGCACAGGCCTTGACGGCGGTCGCTTCGCCCAATGATGGGACCGATGGCATCATCGTCTGGACCCTTCGCATGCCGCGCAGCATCGCCGCTTTTCTCGCTGGCGGCGCGCTCGCCGTTTCCGGATTTCTGCTCCAGTCGATCACCAGGAACCCGCTGGCGGCCCCCGACCTGACCGGCGTTTCATCGGGCGCCGTCGCCGCGATCGTCAGCACCTTCGTCTTCTTTCCGGCCATATCGTCGTTCTACTACCCGGCGATCGGCATGGCCGGCGGGCTCGCGGCAGCCTCGATGACGATCTGGGTTGCGCGCGGCGCTCGGGCGTCGCCGCTCCATATGGCGCTCGGAGGCATCACCGTTGCCTTGTTCCTCAACGCGGTCACGACCTACGTGCTCCTCAGGGGCGGCCCGCAATCCCCCTCGGTGCTGTTTTGGCTGTCGGGAGGCTTGCAGGGCAGGTCCTGGCCGCAGATCGTCTACATGTTGCCTTGGATAGTTTCCAGTCTTGCGGTGGCGCTCGCCAGTCACCGGGTCATCGGCGTGTTGATGCTCGGAGACGAAGCCGCTGCCGGCTTGGGTGTCAATCTGTCGATCTGGAAGCCGGTGCTGTTGCTCGCAGCGATTGGGCTCGTGGCCGGCGTCACGCCGGTCGCGGGGCCAGTCGCCTTTGTGGGCCTTGCGGCGCCGCATCTAGTGCGGCTCCTGCGTCCGCAGGACAGCTTCTCGTCGATACTGCTCAATATCGCCATCGGCGGCGGCCTGCTCCTGACAGCCGATGTGGTGGCACGCTCGGTTGCGGCGCCGCGCGAAATTCCGGTCAGCATACTCACTGCGCTGATCGGTGGTCCGATCTTCATCTATCTGGCGCAGCGTCGCGACATCTCGATCGGCAAGGGAGCAATCGAATGA
- a CDS encoding FecCD family ABC transporter permease — MTVAPVSDANRFGSREIAGLIAGAFGLIILSVFLGVVDLPAAEIMAVLTGQGSDQGNLIIATIRIPRIVTGILAGMHFAVAGMLLQTITRNPLADPTIMGISQGATVAVTIFLFFAVYRLNSDSNTLYALPVGWLPLIGCAGGLLGGALIYALALGKGLSALRLTLCGIAIGAFLHAIAMGIVVGWGSARIEIVMQWLSGSLYARGWEHVLFLLPFTIAGLLALPFVQRPLAMLQFEEDAARSFGLSYRLWFSLVLAVACMLAASAVGAVGPLIFVGLVLPHMARFVAGRHFHLVLPLSALVGAVLVTAADLAGRLVGGPEEIPIGVVTAFAGAPILLTLLRRHQ, encoded by the coding sequence ATGACTGTTGCTCCCGTCTCCGATGCAAATCGTTTCGGCAGCAGGGAGATCGCCGGCCTGATCGCGGGCGCTTTCGGCCTCATCATTCTTTCCGTCTTCTTGGGCGTCGTGGATCTGCCCGCTGCGGAGATCATGGCGGTCCTGACCGGGCAGGGATCGGATCAAGGAAACCTCATCATTGCCACGATCCGTATCCCGCGGATCGTCACCGGCATTCTCGCGGGCATGCACTTCGCCGTTGCCGGCATGTTGCTGCAAACGATCACCCGCAATCCGCTTGCAGATCCGACGATCATGGGAATTTCACAAGGCGCGACGGTCGCGGTGACGATCTTCCTGTTCTTTGCCGTCTACCGCCTGAACTCGGATTCCAACACGCTTTACGCCTTGCCAGTCGGCTGGCTGCCACTCATAGGATGCGCAGGCGGGCTCCTCGGGGGCGCCCTGATCTATGCCCTGGCGCTCGGCAAAGGTTTGAGCGCCTTGAGGCTGACGCTCTGCGGCATTGCGATTGGGGCCTTCCTGCATGCGATCGCCATGGGCATCGTGGTTGGCTGGGGCAGCGCCCGCATCGAGATTGTCATGCAGTGGCTTTCCGGCAGTCTCTATGCCCGAGGCTGGGAGCATGTGCTGTTTCTCCTGCCGTTCACAATCGCGGGCCTGTTGGCTCTTCCTTTTGTGCAGCGCCCACTCGCCATGCTCCAGTTCGAGGAGGATGCGGCCCGCTCCTTCGGTCTATCCTATCGCCTGTGGTTCAGCCTTGTTCTTGCGGTTGCCTGCATGCTGGCGGCAAGTGCGGTCGGTGCCGTCGGCCCGCTGATCTTCGTTGGACTTGTGCTGCCGCACATGGCGCGCTTCGTCGCTGGCCGGCATTTCCATCTCGTTCTGCCGCTCTCCGCGCTCGTCGGTGCGGTGCTGGTGACGGCGGCCGATCTCGCTGGACGCCTGGTCGGTGGCCCGGAGGAAATCCCCATCGGTGTCGTCACCGCCTTTGCCGGTGCGCCCATTCTCCTAACGCTGTTGCGACGTCACCAGTGA
- a CDS encoding ABC transporter ATP-binding protein — protein MLLSARNITVRYGELTALNDFSIDVAPGEIIALIGPNGSGKSTALHALAGLNRPSLGSAMIEGRGVGQWKRRELAKRLSFLPQAPLSPENMTVEQLVRQGRFAHLGLFGGFSSRDQQAVSWALKQTGLGELAERRLDAISGGERQRAWIAAALAQEARILLLDEPTSFLDIGHQVEVLELVCRLARERQVAVVLSIHDLNHAMAIADRIVLMTSGEVRFTGDATALARSGLIQKAFQVEGEFMLAPADGRPPHFQVRIAARNDSAAAA, from the coding sequence ATGCTCCTGTCCGCCAGAAACATCACGGTTCGGTATGGCGAATTGACCGCTCTCAACGATTTTTCCATCGATGTTGCTCCCGGCGAGATCATCGCGCTCATCGGGCCGAACGGTTCCGGCAAAAGCACAGCCCTCCATGCGCTTGCCGGTCTCAACCGACCGTCATTGGGAAGCGCGATGATCGAGGGCCGTGGCGTAGGCCAGTGGAAGAGACGGGAGCTGGCGAAAAGATTGTCCTTCCTGCCGCAGGCGCCGCTGTCGCCGGAGAACATGACGGTCGAACAGCTCGTGCGGCAGGGGCGCTTCGCCCATCTGGGCCTCTTCGGAGGCTTCTCCTCCCGAGATCAGCAGGCGGTCTCGTGGGCATTGAAGCAGACGGGATTGGGCGAACTCGCTGAGCGGCGCCTCGATGCGATATCTGGCGGGGAAAGACAACGCGCCTGGATCGCTGCCGCCCTCGCGCAGGAAGCGAGGATACTCCTTCTCGATGAACCGACATCCTTCCTCGATATCGGTCATCAAGTCGAGGTTCTCGAGCTGGTTTGCCGGCTCGCGCGAGAACGCCAGGTGGCGGTCGTCCTCTCCATCCACGACCTCAATCATGCGATGGCGATCGCTGACAGGATCGTTCTCATGACGAGCGGCGAGGTGCGATTCACCGGCGATGCAACCGCACTTGCGCGAAGCGGACTGATCCAGAAGGCCTTCCAGGTCGAAGGTGAATTCATGCTTGCGCCCGCTGACGGTAGGCCACCCCATTTCCAGGTCCGAATCGCGGCCCGGAATGATTCAGCGGCTGCTGCGTGA
- a CDS encoding RBBP9/YdeN family alpha/beta hydrolase yields MKVSEAHILIVPGYTNSGPDHWQSRWERKLSTARRVVQAEWSKPVREDWVARMIEEINAATKPVVIIAHSLGVATAVHALPHCKKKIAGAFLVAPPDVANPNIRPKHLMTFGPYPRDPLPFPSLVIASRNDSFGSYEQAGDIANAWGSMLIDAGEAGHINTESGHGPWPEGTMVFAQFLTRLQA; encoded by the coding sequence ATGAAGGTTTCAGAAGCGCATATCCTCATCGTTCCGGGCTATACCAATTCCGGACCGGACCATTGGCAAAGCCGTTGGGAGCGGAAGCTGTCGACCGCGCGTCGAGTCGTGCAGGCGGAATGGTCGAAGCCGGTGCGCGAGGATTGGGTGGCGCGGATGATCGAAGAAATCAATGCCGCAACGAAGCCGGTGGTGATCATCGCCCACTCGCTGGGCGTCGCCACTGCCGTTCATGCGCTCCCGCATTGCAAGAAGAAGATTGCGGGCGCCTTTCTTGTCGCCCCGCCCGACGTCGCCAATCCGAATATCCGCCCGAAGCATCTGATGACCTTCGGGCCTTATCCGCGCGACCCGCTGCCCTTTCCATCACTTGTGATCGCCAGCCGCAACGATTCCTTCGGCTCCTACGAGCAGGCGGGCGACATCGCCAATGCCTGGGGATCGATGCTCATCGACGCCGGCGAGGCGGGCCACATCAATACCGAATCCGGCCACGGGCCATGGCCGGAAGGCACGATGGTATTCGCCCAATTCCTTACCCGCCTCCAGGCCTGA
- a CDS encoding DUF2189 domain-containing protein — protein sequence MTTFHVLSGANESAVHPEIRKIGIADVFDALRLGFDDFREKPSHYVFLCLIYPIAGVVLMTWSAGANMLPLLYPLASGFALIGPVAAIGLYEISRRRELGMDASWPHALRLHRNPAIPSILAVAALLFVIFVVWLLVAQGLYVTMFGATPPNSIAEFWNGIIGTEQGWNLILIGNAVGFVFAVIVLSISVISFPLLLDRDVGAFTAIETSVRATLANPVPVALWGLIIAVGLVIGSIPVFVGLAVIMPIFGHATWHLYRKLVEPAQPIH from the coding sequence ATGACAACCTTCCATGTCCTCTCGGGGGCGAACGAAAGCGCCGTTCATCCCGAGATACGAAAGATTGGCATTGCAGATGTGTTCGACGCGCTGCGTCTCGGGTTCGATGATTTCCGCGAGAAGCCGTCGCATTATGTTTTTCTGTGTCTCATCTATCCTATCGCCGGCGTCGTGCTGATGACCTGGAGCGCGGGGGCGAACATGCTGCCGTTGCTCTATCCGCTCGCATCCGGCTTTGCCCTCATCGGGCCTGTCGCGGCCATCGGTCTTTATGAGATCAGCCGGCGCCGCGAACTCGGCATGGACGCGTCTTGGCCGCATGCGCTGCGGTTGCACCGCAATCCGGCAATTCCGTCGATCCTGGCGGTGGCGGCCCTGTTGTTCGTCATTTTCGTCGTCTGGCTCCTGGTCGCCCAGGGCCTCTATGTAACGATGTTCGGCGCAACGCCGCCGAACTCCATCGCCGAATTCTGGAATGGCATCATCGGCACGGAGCAGGGCTGGAACCTGATCCTCATCGGCAATGCGGTTGGATTTGTTTTCGCGGTGATCGTGCTGTCGATCAGCGTCATCTCTTTCCCGCTGCTGCTAGACAGGGATGTCGGCGCCTTTACGGCGATCGAGACCTCGGTAAGAGCAACCCTCGCCAATCCGGTGCCGGTCGCCTTGTGGGGGCTGATCATCGCGGTCGGCCTGGTGATCGGGTCGATCCCGGTCTTTGTTGGTCTAGCAGTTATCATGCCGATCTTCGGCCACGCCACCTGGCATCTCTATCGGAAATTGGTGGAGCCGGCCCAGCCGATCCACTAG
- a CDS encoding PilZ domain-containing protein gives MAHKESVQRASARTDTKITGTVSCKTGSCNGVVKDLSDEGICFQLLFDIGARTGQEVTIRSEELGFLTGMVRWCRGDRIGIKLKLSSNTAAQISSYYKFFR, from the coding sequence ATGGCGCATAAGGAGAGCGTTCAGCGCGCATCCGCCCGCACTGACACGAAAATAACCGGGACGGTCAGTTGCAAGACCGGCTCTTGCAACGGCGTCGTGAAGGATCTTTCCGACGAAGGAATTTGCTTTCAGCTGCTGTTCGATATCGGCGCCCGGACGGGGCAGGAAGTGACGATCCGCAGCGAGGAGCTAGGCTTCCTCACCGGCATGGTGCGGTGGTGCCGCGGCGACAGGATCGGCATCAAGCTCAAGCTGTCATCGAACACGGCCGCGCAAATCTCGTCCTACTATAAATTTTTCCGGTAA